A region from the Algoriphagus machipongonensis genome encodes:
- a CDS encoding Spx/MgsR family RNA polymerase-binding regulatory protein, whose product MSVKVYGIKNCNTMKKTFDYLQEKGVSYEFYDYKKEKPTISLLEGFLEKTDIDSLINRKGMTFRKLDDETKEALNNQKQALEILTEKSSMIKRPVITYPDGSLTLGFVPELIDEHLA is encoded by the coding sequence ATGTCAGTAAAAGTATACGGAATTAAGAATTGTAACACCATGAAGAAAACCTTTGACTACCTTCAGGAAAAGGGTGTTTCTTATGAATTTTATGATTACAAAAAGGAGAAGCCAACCATTTCATTATTAGAAGGCTTTTTGGAAAAGACTGATATTGACTCTCTAATCAATAGAAAAGGGATGACATTTCGCAAGCTGGATGATGAAACCAAAGAGGCTTTAAACAATCAAAAGCAGGCCTTAGAGATTTTGACAGAGAAATCCAGCATGATCAAAAGACCCGTAATAACTTATCCTGATGGATCCTTGACTTTGGGTTTCGTTCCTGAGTTAATCGATGAACACCTAGCCTAA
- a CDS encoding DUF3667 domain-containing protein has product MSIFRFVQDFFSNYLNFEAVFFRTLPAFFFHPGRLTNTFNEGKRRQFIHPIRLYLISSLFYFFVASLAIPGDVLDRIMSGELTPKNVNNQTGGIVKFNIDDNNILDSLEKSGDLEELRSLGVNLDTSKSNLENLQAINQVIEDTLAKGKSDWIRLRRLSIDPEISDTEFDSTISKTSFDILNSLGSEQRRRFIANSGLFISSAIQNLPVMMFILLPFFAFLLWLLYIRSHKYYVEHLIHGLHLHSFAYMIYGLGILWIVGTGLAITIAYLICFLWVTIYTYLSLKNVSQQGWFKTLFKLCVLGLFYFTVLSAAVVLELYISLMIF; this is encoded by the coding sequence GTGTCCATCTTTCGGTTTGTACAGGATTTCTTTTCTAACTATTTAAATTTCGAGGCCGTATTTTTCCGAACCCTACCAGCTTTCTTTTTTCATCCTGGACGTTTGACCAATACTTTTAATGAAGGGAAAAGAAGACAATTCATTCATCCAATCCGACTTTACCTCATCAGCTCTCTTTTCTACTTCTTTGTTGCTTCCTTAGCCATACCAGGAGATGTCCTTGATCGAATCATGTCTGGAGAACTCACCCCCAAGAATGTTAATAACCAGACTGGAGGAATTGTCAAATTCAATATTGACGACAATAATATCTTGGATTCTCTAGAGAAAAGTGGAGATCTGGAGGAATTGAGATCACTGGGAGTTAACCTTGACACCTCAAAGTCTAATCTTGAAAATCTTCAAGCAATCAATCAAGTCATAGAAGATACGCTAGCAAAGGGAAAAAGCGATTGGATAAGGCTAAGAAGACTATCCATAGATCCAGAAATTTCTGACACCGAATTTGACTCCACGATTAGCAAAACTTCCTTTGACATACTAAATTCTCTAGGGTCTGAGCAAAGACGCAGGTTTATTGCAAATTCTGGACTTTTTATTTCTAGCGCTATTCAAAATCTACCGGTAATGATGTTTATCCTATTACCGTTTTTCGCGTTCTTACTATGGCTATTATACATTCGAAGTCATAAGTATTATGTAGAACACCTGATCCATGGTTTACACCTTCATTCCTTTGCTTATATGATTTATGGGCTTGGAATATTATGGATAGTAGGAACGGGGCTGGCAATTACCATTGCATACCTTATCTGTTTCCTTTGGGTGACTATATACACCTATTTATCTTTAAAAAATGTTTCCCAACAAGGATGGTTCAAAACCTTATTTAAGCTCTGTGTGCTCGGCTTGTTTTACTTTACGGTATTATCAGCTGCCGTTGTTTTAGAACTTTACATATCACTGATGATTTTCTAA
- a CDS encoding M28 family peptidase has translation MKSKIALLGLLAALSFQTFAQKSPINPITKPYFKMVRPEFKGDLAYETVAFVEQYWRVAGNTGFNNSVDWIVKELEKSGYVAEENATAENRLTYRIETREMDRPTWEPVYSSLKIVGEDNFLLSSETNRNMIYMNSSSTPEEGIIGEVVYVDSQDELNEEDLQGKIIFSDVLGYRHLQSFVKKGGALGILTYDMPPYLQPEKNITSIQFRGLRHDPENPTWAFALSFEAKEKLKTALKKGQVQVEVKAKTKIYDSEELTVVANVKGSELPLESLVFSAHIQEPGANDNATGVGTQLEMAKITADLMKQGKLDLKRTLTFLWGDEIISTRRYIEEEDKRDPEINWGISLDMVGENTEVTGGTFLIEKMPDPSAIWTRGEDKHSEWGGRPLTVEDMKPHYLNDFILTNFEAQGEYADWIVKTNPFEGGSDHTPFLRADIPGLLLWHFTDQFYHTDNDRLDKVSQKTMVNVGTAALASAYTLLNGDIKTGEKLADLLLAKATQRLQVEAILSKKAIENGEDAAEQKLILSTWKDWYMDSLESIKDISTTPNKELENSISLAKKKLEGIYQTILLSL, from the coding sequence ATGAAATCTAAAATTGCGCTCCTAGGCCTACTCGCCGCTTTATCTTTTCAAACCTTCGCTCAAAAATCTCCAATCAATCCTATCACAAAACCATACTTTAAAATGGTCAGACCGGAATTCAAAGGAGATTTGGCTTATGAAACCGTGGCTTTTGTGGAGCAATACTGGAGGGTAGCCGGAAATACAGGCTTCAACAATTCAGTGGATTGGATTGTAAAAGAACTGGAAAAGTCAGGATATGTAGCAGAAGAAAATGCTACAGCAGAGAATCGACTGACATACCGAATCGAAACAAGGGAAATGGATAGACCGACTTGGGAACCAGTTTATTCTTCTTTAAAGATTGTCGGTGAGGATAACTTCCTTTTATCTTCAGAAACAAACAGAAACATGATTTACATGAATTCTAGCTCTACTCCTGAAGAAGGAATTATAGGAGAAGTAGTTTATGTAGACTCCCAAGATGAATTAAATGAAGAGGACCTGCAGGGTAAAATTATATTTTCTGATGTTCTGGGCTATAGGCACCTTCAGTCATTTGTAAAGAAAGGCGGAGCCTTAGGAATCCTGACCTATGATATGCCTCCCTATCTTCAACCTGAGAAAAACATCACTTCTATTCAATTCCGTGGTTTAAGGCATGATCCTGAAAATCCAACTTGGGCTTTTGCACTTTCATTTGAAGCAAAAGAAAAGTTAAAAACAGCACTGAAAAAAGGGCAAGTACAGGTAGAAGTTAAGGCGAAAACCAAAATCTATGATTCTGAGGAATTAACTGTGGTAGCCAATGTCAAAGGTTCTGAACTTCCTTTGGAAAGTTTGGTCTTTTCTGCTCACATCCAAGAACCGGGAGCAAATGATAATGCTACTGGCGTAGGAACACAATTAGAAATGGCTAAAATCACAGCTGATCTGATGAAACAAGGCAAGCTCGATCTGAAGCGGACCTTAACTTTCCTTTGGGGAGATGAGATCATTTCTACCAGAAGGTATATTGAAGAGGAAGATAAAAGAGATCCAGAAATCAATTGGGGAATATCTCTCGATATGGTAGGTGAAAATACTGAAGTCACTGGAGGAACTTTCTTGATCGAAAAAATGCCTGACCCAAGTGCGATCTGGACAAGAGGAGAAGACAAGCACAGCGAATGGGGCGGCCGCCCATTGACTGTTGAGGACATGAAACCTCATTACTTAAATGATTTTATCCTGACCAATTTCGAGGCACAAGGAGAATATGCAGACTGGATAGTCAAAACCAATCCTTTCGAAGGAGGTTCAGATCATACTCCGTTTTTACGGGCTGATATTCCGGGATTATTGCTTTGGCACTTTACCGATCAATTTTACCATACGGATAACGATCGTTTAGACAAAGTCTCTCAAAAGACAATGGTCAATGTCGGAACTGCGGCTTTGGCTTCAGCCTATACATTGCTGAATGGAGATATTAAAACTGGAGAAAAGTTAGCTGATTTACTTCTTGCCAAAGCGACTCAGAGACTGCAGGTCGAGGCGATATTAAGTAAGAAAGCGATCGAAAATGGCGAAGATGCAGCGGAACAAAAGTTAATTCTCTCGACTTGGAAAGATTGGTACATGGATTCTCTGGAATCGATCAAGGATATTTCTACAACACCTAATAAGGAATTAGAGAATTCTATTTCTTTGGCAAAGAAGAAATTGGAAGGCATTTACCAAACAATACTGCTTTCACTTTAA
- a CDS encoding c-type cytochrome domain-containing protein, with the protein MINFIFPLFGRFHPILVHLPIGFLAFGVILVFLSRRDTKEYLSAIRLSFLLGGIFATLSSVSGFFQYQYEGFTWDTVQFHFIFGWITVISSFGLFYQINRFNDFPKHFQIKAGVLFVILLFTGHLGGNITHGEEYLTEVLPPELQSMMGIEVNQEEELIIPEQGWEQLAYYDQVVQPILNQNCRSCHNPRNKKGELDLSTYETLLEGGENGAVLTGNSLENSPVFSRLILPKEDEDHMPPKEKRQPIEEEIELIKSWVELGGNLDSKLGDADITSETLEPFFYHEEKPFYPVDEIEPASPETLSQLKSEGFFAETVSEESNWLIISCLNFQGFEDADWKKLKTVQNQIVSLDLTGTKISDAIIDSVKTLPNLTVLKLNQTEISGANLSLLKENTHLKNLFLNKTKVTLEEIKSLEGHPGLEKVFAFDTPASESDFQQKFNFYLGIKKYELPPLPTDTIVY; encoded by the coding sequence ATGATTAATTTTATTTTCCCGCTATTTGGTAGGTTCCATCCTATTTTGGTTCACTTACCAATTGGTTTTCTCGCCTTTGGAGTTATTCTGGTATTTCTTTCCCGCAGGGATACAAAAGAATATTTATCAGCGATCAGGCTTTCATTTTTACTAGGAGGAATTTTCGCCACATTATCCTCTGTGTCTGGTTTTTTTCAGTATCAATACGAAGGATTCACCTGGGACACCGTTCAATTTCACTTTATTTTCGGGTGGATTACTGTCATTTCTTCCTTTGGTTTATTCTACCAAATCAATCGTTTCAATGATTTTCCAAAACACTTTCAAATCAAAGCAGGGGTTCTTTTCGTAATCTTATTATTTACCGGACACCTGGGAGGTAATATCACTCACGGAGAGGAATATCTGACAGAGGTATTACCTCCGGAACTACAAAGCATGATGGGGATTGAGGTTAATCAAGAAGAGGAGTTGATTATCCCAGAACAAGGCTGGGAGCAACTAGCCTACTATGATCAGGTAGTACAACCTATTTTAAATCAGAATTGTAGAAGTTGTCACAATCCTAGGAATAAAAAAGGAGAATTAGACTTGAGTACTTACGAAACCTTATTGGAAGGTGGAGAAAATGGCGCGGTTTTAACGGGTAACTCTTTAGAGAACAGCCCTGTCTTTTCCAGACTAATATTACCCAAGGAAGATGAAGATCATATGCCTCCAAAGGAAAAGCGCCAGCCAATCGAAGAAGAGATTGAACTTATCAAGTCCTGGGTAGAACTTGGAGGGAATTTGGATTCAAAATTAGGAGACGCTGATATCACCTCAGAAACTTTAGAACCCTTTTTCTACCATGAAGAGAAGCCTTTTTACCCAGTAGATGAGATTGAGCCTGCCAGTCCAGAAACTTTATCTCAATTAAAATCTGAGGGATTTTTTGCCGAAACTGTTTCCGAGGAATCAAACTGGCTAATTATTTCCTGCTTAAACTTTCAAGGGTTTGAAGACGCTGATTGGAAAAAGTTAAAAACAGTACAAAATCAAATTGTCTCTTTGGATTTGACAGGTACAAAAATTTCTGATGCTATTATTGACAGCGTTAAAACACTCCCAAATTTAACGGTGTTAAAGCTAAATCAAACAGAAATTTCAGGAGCAAATCTTTCCTTACTGAAAGAAAACACTCACTTAAAAAACTTATTCCTTAACAAAACAAAAGTGACCTTAGAAGAAATAAAATCCTTAGAAGGTCACCCTGGTTTAGAAAAAGTTTTTGCATTTGATACACCTGCATCAGAGTCAGATTTCCAGCAGAAGTTTAATTTTTATCTGGGAATAAAGAAATACGAACTCCCTCCTTTGCCTACCGACACTATTGTATATTAG
- the guaA gene encoding glutamine-hydrolyzing GMP synthase encodes MAEQILILDFGSQYTQLIARRVRELNVYCEIHPYNKVPEITSDIKGVILSGSPCSVRDEGSPDLDLDVLRGKLPLLGVCYGSQLLAQKYGGEVLPSEIREYGRASLDHIDTHYDLMKEMSHGSQVWMSHGDTIKELPEGFEVIASTTSVRVAAFKVKDEETYGIQFHPEVTHSTEGKNLLRNFVVNICGCAQDWTSDVFIDATVADLKEKIGSDKVVMGLSGGVDSSVAATLIHRAIGDQLTCVFVDNGLLRKNEFEEVLDSYKHMGLNVIGVDSKQRFYDALEGITDPEGKRKAIGRVFIEVFDDEAHKIEGVKWLGQGTIYPDVIESVSVKGPSATIKSHHNVGGLPDFMKLSVVEPLNTLFKDEVREVGRALEIVETIIGRHPFPGPGLGIRILGDVTAEKVKTLQEVDHIFIKGLKDHGLYDDVWQAGAMLLPIQSVGVMGDERTYEKVVALRAVGSVDGMTADWIHLPYEFLGKISNEIINRVKGVNRVVYDISSKPPATIEWE; translated from the coding sequence ATGGCAGAACAAATCTTGATCCTCGATTTCGGTTCTCAGTACACACAGCTCATCGCCCGAAGAGTTAGAGAACTGAATGTTTATTGCGAAATCCATCCTTATAACAAAGTACCAGAAATCACTTCTGACATTAAAGGAGTGATCTTATCAGGTTCACCTTGCTCCGTAAGAGACGAGGGCTCCCCTGATTTAGACCTGGATGTTTTGAGAGGAAAGCTACCACTTTTGGGCGTATGTTATGGTTCCCAATTACTAGCTCAGAAATACGGTGGAGAAGTTCTTCCTTCCGAAATAAGAGAGTATGGTAGAGCAAGTTTAGATCATATTGATACACATTATGATCTAATGAAAGAAATGAGTCATGGATCTCAAGTTTGGATGTCTCATGGTGATACGATTAAGGAGTTACCAGAGGGATTTGAAGTGATTGCGAGTACGACTTCTGTACGTGTAGCAGCTTTTAAGGTGAAGGATGAAGAAACTTATGGGATTCAGTTTCACCCGGAAGTGACTCACTCTACCGAGGGGAAAAATCTTTTAAGAAATTTCGTAGTTAATATTTGTGGCTGTGCTCAGGACTGGACTTCTGATGTTTTTATTGATGCTACTGTTGCGGATCTAAAAGAGAAAATCGGTTCGGATAAAGTAGTGATGGGTTTATCAGGAGGAGTAGATTCTTCAGTTGCAGCGACTTTGATTCACAGAGCAATTGGTGATCAATTGACATGTGTTTTTGTAGATAATGGCCTTCTTAGAAAAAATGAATTCGAGGAAGTATTAGACTCATATAAGCATATGGGCTTAAATGTCATAGGTGTGGATTCTAAGCAGCGTTTTTATGATGCATTGGAAGGGATTACTGATCCAGAGGGGAAAAGAAAAGCTATTGGTCGAGTATTTATTGAGGTTTTTGATGATGAAGCCCATAAAATAGAAGGAGTGAAATGGTTAGGTCAGGGTACGATTTATCCTGATGTGATCGAATCTGTTTCAGTTAAAGGACCTTCAGCTACCATTAAATCTCACCATAATGTGGGAGGTTTGCCAGACTTTATGAAGCTATCCGTAGTGGAACCATTGAATACTTTATTTAAAGATGAGGTAAGAGAAGTGGGGAGAGCCTTGGAAATTGTGGAAACTATCATCGGTCGACACCCATTTCCGGGTCCAGGTCTGGGAATCAGAATTTTAGGCGATGTAACGGCAGAAAAAGTAAAAACATTGCAGGAGGTGGATCACATCTTTATCAAGGGGCTGAAGGATCATGGACTTTATGATGATGTTTGGCAGGCAGGCGCGATGCTTCTTCCTATTCAATCTGTGGGTGTGATGGGAGATGAGCGAACCTATGAAAAAGTGGTTGCATTAAGAGCTGTAGGCTCTGTAGATGGAATGACTGCTGATTGGATTCACTTACCTTATGAGTTTTTGGGCAAGATTTCCAATGAAATTATCAATCGAGTAAAAGGTGTAAATAGAGTTGTTTATGACATTTCTTCCAAGCCACCTGCAACCATTGAATGGGAGTAA
- a CDS encoding ABC transporter substrate-binding protein, which yields MRKYFLMLCAFFLVTLTFAQTIPADYQKAQDFLKSKNYWEAMPLFREFLDAEKYGNLANYAAFHLGEAAYRANQPEQAIEALKPIASKVWTKSDESNYLLALAYFQNQQNVEALRAIKKVKKDSVKELAEDATFENLKKTSASFMVANLQEFKENKGFGAALKVVLESQTILSATERAAYYELQGKRADSQNQVKDLVLDIVVILPFTGSGPSSISAIDPSNFVFELYQGIDFAVSRLKEEGKEVTLKTFDSKRDLDHLQELLSDPDIAKADVIIGPIYPDEVDIVSTYAETSKIPLIHPLSNLGERFENTQFSYLFRPSVASISKGVVDALRKQNWGQKVALGYSSSSRDEQLGLLLTDQLTSAGFSVVDAQQVNRGNVIDFLQKQGVRTGMDSVELDVDQIILLTDDPSIAQPTFGLMESVTTSVPFYVMDSWLGFNFANYEMLAFPNFHFISNNTPHFQAEAMQQFKENFYAKNLEYPSLNTTLGRELIYWVSNNMGPSKGFDFKRNLDQAVFQKGKVTWGFNFQNSNNNQYVPVFSMEAGELKPVQ from the coding sequence ATGAGAAAATATTTCTTAATGCTTTGCGCTTTTTTTCTGGTCACCCTCACTTTTGCGCAGACAATCCCTGCGGACTATCAAAAAGCCCAGGATTTCCTAAAATCTAAAAATTATTGGGAGGCGATGCCGCTTTTCAGAGAGTTTTTAGATGCTGAAAAATATGGTAACCTTGCAAATTACGCTGCTTTCCATTTAGGCGAAGCCGCATATCGAGCGAATCAGCCTGAGCAAGCAATTGAAGCATTAAAGCCGATTGCATCAAAAGTTTGGACGAAATCAGATGAATCCAACTATTTGTTGGCCCTAGCTTATTTCCAAAACCAACAAAATGTCGAGGCGCTTCGAGCAATTAAAAAAGTGAAGAAAGATTCCGTCAAAGAATTGGCTGAAGATGCGACTTTTGAAAATTTAAAGAAAACCAGTGCCAGCTTTATGGTGGCTAATCTTCAGGAGTTTAAAGAAAATAAAGGTTTCGGAGCTGCCTTAAAGGTAGTATTGGAAAGCCAGACAATTCTTTCTGCCACTGAAAGAGCTGCTTACTACGAATTGCAGGGTAAAAGAGCAGATTCTCAAAATCAAGTGAAAGACTTGGTGCTAGATATTGTCGTGATACTTCCCTTTACGGGTTCAGGCCCAAGTTCGATAAGTGCTATAGATCCTTCAAATTTTGTTTTTGAATTGTACCAAGGAATTGATTTTGCGGTATCAAGACTGAAGGAAGAAGGAAAAGAGGTGACGTTAAAGACTTTTGATTCCAAGAGAGATCTGGATCACCTTCAAGAGCTTTTATCTGATCCAGATATTGCCAAAGCTGATGTAATTATTGGCCCCATTTATCCTGATGAGGTAGATATTGTAAGCACCTATGCAGAAACTTCAAAAATCCCTTTAATTCACCCTTTATCCAATCTTGGTGAGCGGTTTGAAAATACACAGTTCAGCTACCTATTCAGACCTTCTGTAGCCTCCATTTCCAAAGGTGTAGTTGATGCTTTAAGGAAACAAAACTGGGGTCAGAAAGTGGCGTTGGGCTATAGCAGTAGCTCCAGAGACGAGCAACTAGGATTGTTATTGACAGATCAGTTGACTTCGGCTGGTTTTTCAGTGGTCGATGCTCAACAAGTAAATAGAGGAAATGTAATTGATTTTCTTCAAAAACAAGGAGTAAGGACAGGGATGGATAGTGTGGAGCTGGATGTAGATCAGATCATTTTGTTGACTGATGATCCTTCCATTGCCCAGCCCACATTTGGTTTGATGGAATCTGTAACTACCTCAGTACCTTTTTATGTAATGGATTCTTGGTTAGGGTTTAATTTTGCTAATTATGAAATGTTAGCCTTCCCAAATTTTCATTTCATTTCTAACAATACTCCACATTTTCAGGCAGAGGCTATGCAGCAGTTTAAGGAGAATTTTTATGCCAAAAATTTGGAGTATCCTAGCCTAAATACCACTTTGGGAAGAGAGTTAATTTATTGGGTATCCAATAATATGGGGCCATCCAAGGGCTTTGACTTTAAAAGAAATTTGGATCAAGCAGTATTTCAAAAAGGTAAAGTCACTTGGGGATTTAATTTTCAAAACAGTAATAATAACCAATATGTCCCTGTTTTCAGTATGGAGGCAGGGGAGTTGAAACCAGTACAGTAA
- the hemL gene encoding glutamate-1-semialdehyde 2,1-aminomutase, whose product MEISKSKKLFSHAQNFIPGGVNSPVRAFRAVGGEPLFIKKAEGAYLFDEDGNEFIELINSWGPMILGHNHPKIKAAVLEAMETGTSFGAPSAKEVDIAELIVSMVPSVEKVRMVNSGTEATMSAIRVARGYTGRDKFIKLEGHYHGHGDSFLIAAGSGAMTMGDPDSPGVTKGTAKDTLVAPYNDLEAVEKLVAANKGEIAALILEPVPGNMGLCLPKEGYLKGLREICTREGMVLIFDEVMTGFRLAKGGAQELYGVIPDMTTLGKIIGGGMPVGAYGGKKEIMDFVSPAGPVYQAGTLSGNPIAMAAGLAMLTHLNEHPEEYARLNHIGELISEGILNINKELGLNYTVNRLGSMCSMFFTDHEVYDFETAKTSDTGLFGKYFQAMLKRGVYLAPSQFESLFLSTALTDEIIEKILDAHRESMKEIHK is encoded by the coding sequence ATGGAGATTTCAAAAAGCAAGAAGCTATTTTCACATGCCCAAAATTTTATACCTGGTGGTGTAAACTCACCTGTTAGAGCATTTCGTGCTGTTGGCGGGGAGCCACTTTTCATCAAGAAGGCTGAAGGAGCATACCTTTTTGATGAAGATGGAAATGAGTTTATCGAATTGATCAATAGCTGGGGGCCAATGATTTTGGGTCATAATCACCCCAAAATTAAAGCGGCAGTGCTTGAAGCCATGGAGACAGGAACCTCCTTTGGAGCACCTTCAGCTAAGGAAGTGGATATTGCTGAATTGATCGTAAGTATGGTTCCTTCAGTTGAAAAGGTGAGAATGGTGAATTCCGGTACGGAAGCCACCATGTCAGCTATCCGTGTGGCCCGTGGGTATACTGGAAGAGATAAGTTTATTAAACTGGAAGGACATTACCATGGACATGGAGATTCTTTCTTGATTGCAGCTGGTTCTGGAGCCATGACGATGGGAGATCCTGATTCTCCTGGAGTTACAAAAGGTACTGCAAAAGACACCTTAGTTGCTCCTTACAATGATCTGGAAGCTGTTGAGAAGTTGGTAGCTGCAAACAAAGGTGAAATAGCCGCTTTAATTCTTGAGCCAGTTCCCGGTAATATGGGACTCTGCCTTCCAAAAGAAGGATACCTGAAAGGGCTTCGAGAAATCTGTACTCGAGAAGGAATGGTCTTGATTTTTGATGAAGTGATGACCGGGTTTAGACTTGCCAAAGGTGGCGCTCAAGAATTGTATGGTGTGATTCCAGACATGACCACATTGGGTAAAATCATCGGAGGTGGAATGCCGGTTGGAGCCTATGGAGGTAAAAAAGAAATAATGGATTTTGTTTCTCCAGCGGGTCCTGTATATCAGGCGGGAACTTTGTCAGGTAATCCTATTGCAATGGCTGCAGGTTTGGCGATGCTAACTCATCTAAATGAGCATCCTGAAGAATATGCAAGGTTGAATCATATTGGAGAGTTAATCAGTGAAGGGATTCTAAATATCAATAAGGAGCTTGGCTTAAACTACACCGTCAATAGATTGGGAAGTATGTGCTCTATGTTTTTCACAGATCATGAAGTGTATGACTTCGAGACTGCGAAAACATCAGATACAGGCTTATTTGGAAAATACTTCCAAGCCATGCTGAAAAGAGGAGTGTATTTGGCACCTTCCCAGTTTGAAAGCTTATTCCTTTCTACAGCTTTGACTGATGAAATAATAGAAAAGATATTGGATGCCCATCGGGAAAGTATGAAGGAAATTCATAAATAA